The genomic DNA TCACCGCCCCTACAAAGGTAAACCCGAGCGACAGCGCGTAATTTTGCCAGTCATGAGGATCATATCCGCAGAGTAATCCCAGGCAACTGCCCAATGAGGCGATCTGCGCCAGCGCAAGGTCCACAAAAATGACCTGGCGTTCCACGATATGCAGGCCCAGATACACCAGCAGCCACGGCAGCAGCAGGCAGGCCAGCAAGGGCCATCGCATCAGGGAAAGGATTTCGAGGGTTTCGTTCATATTATTTTCGACAAGTTGGTCTTAGATGTTTGCTGGGTAATTTGGTGAAGGCGACTCACTTGGCCAACGCCTTGGCCAGGGAGTTGATCAGGTAATCCATCAGGACGATATATCCCCCGTCGGTGCCTTTCACGCCGCCCGGAAATTGGGAAACGTCCACGATGCTCGCGCCGGTTTCACTGGCTACTTTTTCGGCCGTGCGCCGGTTGAGATAGGGATCCACGATGATGACATTGGCCTTGTCCTTTTTCATGCGCTCAATCACTGCCGCCAAGTGGGTGGGCGTGGGAGGGATGCCGGGTTTCGGTTCCAGATGTAATTCGATTTTCAATCCGAACCGATCGGCAAAGTATATCCATGAATTATGGTATGCAACAACGTGCCGACCTTCAAACGGACTCAGGGTTTTCTTCCACGCGCCCAATTTCGTCTCAAGCTGGGTGATGAATTTCTTATGGTTATCGCGATAGATCGCGCTATTGCCGGGATCAGCCTGGCAGAAGGCGTCAACGATGTTATTCGCCACGATAGCGGCATTGACCGGGTCCACGAGGTAATGGGGGTTGCCACCGGCATGAATGTCGCCTTGGGATCGGTCCAGAGTGGTCGGCACTTCCTTCATGGCAATCCCGCGATTGCAGGCCACGCGACCGGGGCCGCCAGCAGCGACGCGCGGGTTGCGCGATTGGTCCAGCAACGCGGGCAGCCAGCCGGATTCCAATTCCGCGCCGCCTTCCAGCAGCACTTGGGCGTGATTCAGTTTGAGCACAAAGCTAGGTTTGGCATCCACAAAGTGCGGGTCTTCGGTGGGCCGCGCCAGCACGGAAAGTTCCACCAGGTTGCCGCCGACTTCCCGGGCGATGGCCCCGATATCCGGCGTGGTGGCAACGACATTAAGTTTCGCTTGGGTAGGCAGGCATCCCAAGGCAGTGATTAAGGCAAGTAGAAGAGTTGATTTCATAGCAAACATTGGATGAGGTTAAAGCTTTGGTTAAAATTTATGCGCACCGTGAGCACCCAACAAGAACTCAAATTGGAGCCAGATGGAGTGGGCGTTATCCAGCAAAGCGCGCTCATCATAGTTATATTGCAGCCGGATTTTGGAGAATTCGGTCGGAAACCAAGTGAGGTTGGGGGAAATGCGCCAGCGGGCGGCGCGCTCGGGATCCCGTCCATACATGGATTCATAACGACTCATGCTGGAGTTGACCCAATCGCCGCGCAGCGCGACCACCCAGCCTTTGGTGAATCCCCAGCTAATCTGGGAATACAATCCGTAATCCAGGAGGGTTTCACCCGGCAAGGTTCGCACGGTACTATCGCCAAACACATTTCGTTCCGTGCCATCAATGGCGCCGCTATGGTTCAGGTCATCGGCGGCGTTGGAATAAACCGAGGCGTGGTATTGCCGCCAAATGGTTTCCGTCTGGAAGGAAACAAACGGGAACCCGGCATCCTGATGGGAGGACTTCCATTTCCAATACAGGTCCGCGCCATAAATTCGTGTATAACCGTCCTGGCCGGAAGCATTCGGGCCAAAGGCACCGGAGATGCCAAGCACGAGTGTCTGGCGATCCGCAATATCAAACGAGGCGGTGTAGCGCGGCGAGAAGAGCATGTCACCGAGGGTGTTCACATTACGCGAAAGGTTGGGACGCCCAAGATACACTTGGTTGCCATGATCGTATCGAAAACTGTAAGCGGTGCTGCCGTGGCTGTTTTGCATCCCAAGGAAGAGTTCGGAGTAAAATGGCGTGGGCACCAACCAGGAGAGACGCGCGCCCAGGTTGCGCACGCCGTCCGGCCCAAGCAGACGCGCAGACACCAGCGGCGAATCCACAAAGGACCACGTATGCGGGTGGGTGGTGTTCGCCCGGCCAAAATCGGTGAGATATTGGCCCAAGCGCAATTGTAAATTACCCGGTAGGGAGGTGGTTTCCAGCCAGGCTTCCTCCAATTCCAACGCGGAATCTCCGGCGGAATTGATCTGAAAAGCCACGTTGGCATTGCCGCGAAAGTACGGGTCCACCGCACCGGTAAAGTTGGCTTCCAACCCTTGCAGGGTGAAGCCACGTTGAGATGGGTCATGACCATCCTGCTGCAAGTGACCTTCAATATCCTTGGCGGTCGAGATGCCCATCACCAGATCGCCCACCAACCCGATGTCCATATAGGCCCGCCCACTTTGCACCCGGATGCCATCCGTCAAGGCCCCTTTCTTCTCCCACAGCAATGGTGGCTCGGAAACGACGGGCGGCGGGGAGGCTGGGCGAGACGCTGTAGGCGAGGCTGCCTGTGCCTTCAAAACCTCGATTTGTTGCTGTAATGACTCCATGGCGCGTCGTTGTTCATGCATGACCCGCTCAAAATTTTCCTGAGTCGCTTTTAACTGTTTCTGTAGCTGCTGAATTTGCTGGTTCGAATCCGATGTCTGCCCTGGTGCCAATCCGGCACTGAAACAGGCGACTCCAAATCCAATAATCAATAATTTAAATTTCATAGGTTCAATGATTGGTGATGCGACATTCCGGTACATCACCGGGTTATAATATGGTGCATACGAAGGCCGACAAGCGCTTGGCCGGCGGAATGACTAAACGAGGGAGGTGAACCTGCCGGGTGGCCCCCGTTCCGGCAGCAACCGGTACGGAATATGGGACCAATGAATACGGGGAGTAACCGGTAATTCAAAAACAGCATCAGCGGTGTTGCCGATCCAAAATACTCCGGAACTGGAGAGTTCTACTGCGCCCTTGGCCAGCATGGTGATGGCGCATTGGTGTTTGGAAAATGGTCTTTGAGCCGGATCCCCCTGACCGCTATCCGCATGCATTGCCCCATGCAGCGACGGACACACCACAGCAAAAGACGACAGCAAAAGCATCACCGTTAGCAGCGCAACGACCATTGCACGGCCAACCAAGCGCAATCCCGCCATGTTCCTTTTACATCGCAACGTTACAATATGGCATATCCCGTGCGTTTTGCCAAATTGTGGTCGTGTCGAACCCGAGCCTGCGCAAGTATAGGGGATTATTTCCCCGCTTTTTTCGAGTCGTCAGTTTTTTCGACGCCTGATTTGCTGCCAGATGATTTTCTATCCTTGCCGTAGCCGTAGCCATAGCTGGCATAGTAGCCTTCATAATAGCCGTTGTAATAGTAGCCACGGCCGCGCAACGTCACGAAATTGAGCACAACCCCACCCAAGCGGGCGCCAGCGTTGGCAAGCAATTGCACCGAACGCTGGACGGGTTTGCGGGGTGATTTTTGGCCGCGCAACACGAGCACCGTTGTCTGGATTCGTTTGACAATGAGCAATGTGTCACTGACCGCCTGGATGGGAGCAGAATCGACAACGACACAATCATAGTTTTGCAGTGCTTCATCCAGCACTTTGAAGAAGCCGCCTTGCGCCAGCAGTTCGGAGGGGTTGGGCGCCACTTTGCCAGCAGGCACCCAAAACAGGTTTTCTATGGTATTAGATTTTTGAACCAGTTCCGAAAGTTTTTTCGTACCGTGCAGATAGTCAGTCACGCCGGGACACTGACCATGCTTGCCAGTGATGAACTCTTCGACGCTGGGACGGCGCAGATCGGCGTCAATGAGGATGGTGCGCAACCCCTGTTGGGCGAGACTGACGCTAAAATTCATGGAGGTAAACGTTTTACCTTCCTGAGGAAATGCGCTGGTGAAGAGAAAGCTCCGGCGATCTTCCGGGTGCCCGAGCATGGACAAGGAGGTGCGCAGCGTGCGGAAGGATTCGGCACCCGTGGAGACAGAACCTTCCGCAGCGACGACTCGATTGGTGATTCCTCTGAGTTCCTTGAGCTTGGGAATAACCGTCAGCACACGCAGGTTGAGGGCAGACTCGGCCTGTTCGACGGACTTAAAGGAGGAATCCATGGCGTTTAAGCCCAAGATAAACATCAGCCCGGCCATAAAACCGGCGAGGATCGCCGTCATGTAGATGCGTTGAACGTTCGGGGAGACGGGCACCTGTGGACGAAGTGCCGCCTGGATCGAACGGATTTTCTCCGGCTTCAGATCGGTGGTCAGGGAGGTCTCCTTGAGCCGGTTAATTACCGTTTCAAAGAGGGCGCGGTCGGAGTCCACATCGCGGGAGAGGAGGCTGAAATGAATCGCCTGTCGGCTAAACGCGAGGGCCGCCGCCTCGGCCTCACGCAGTTCCTTCTCGAAGATAAGCTCTTGTTTCTTGGCGTTTTCAAAATCCATGCGCAGATTGTTATTTAACATTTCGGCGGCATCCAGCACGGCGTTGGTGAAAGCCTTGCGCGCCTCCTCCAACTGGAAGGCAGCGACCACGTATTTGGAGTGCTTTTCCCGATAGCGGAAACATAAGACCTTAAATTCCTGCTCCTGCCGGGCGGCTTGGGCGCGAGATTCCATGACCGATGGCATAGCGATGATTTGGGGAACCAGCAGCAATTCCGAGACACTGCGTCCGATATTCTTGAATTGCTTGTAAGTGGTTTCCCGGTTGGCGGCGTCGGCACGAGCATAGAGGTATTTCGCGCTCGTATCTTTCAACTGCAGGCCCACGACATCCTGCCCCTGCTGGAAGGAAACCGTACCCGCTTCCTCCCGGTATTTCTGCAAGGTCTGCTCGGAGGCTTCCAATTTCTTCTTAAGCCGTTCCGACTCATCGCGCAGATAAGTGTAGGCGCCTTTGGTGGTGGAAGAACTAAACTGGAAATCCTGGGCCATGTACTGTTCGACGAGTGAATTGGCGATGCTCGCGTTCAATTCCGGGTAGATGCCTAAGACGGAAATGTCAATCAGGCGGGTCCCACGGCGGAGAGTGGCCCGCACCATTCCCGAGATGGCACCCACGACATTTTCGCGTTTGGCCGGTTCCTTTGAGCCCGGCGTGACAAATGCCGGATGCTGGGTCAGTTTTAGATCATCCACAACGAGTTCCATGAGGGAACGACTGTAGAATTTCTGCACGATGGTGTTAAGCACTTCATAATTGCGTAAATCTTCCTGCATCACGCGTTCCACCTTGACGAGTTTATTTTCCTCGGTCTGGACTTGAATGGTGGCGGTGGCCTCGTAAATGCGGGGCGCATGTTTGACGTGATACGACGCATAGAGAGCAGCAATGGTAACACACAATACCAATATCCAAGCTTTATCCAAGACGGTATAGATAATACCACGCAGATCACTGGAGTGGTCCTGGTGCGCGGATTCAGCAGCGGCAGGGGCGGGCGGGGGCATTTCGACAGGCAGCATAAGTGATTTTAAAAGAGTTTTTCGCCGACGGTGATAATATCGTTGGGAAGGATCTCAAACGGCTTGTTTTTACGGTCGTTAAGCATTTTATCTGCGTTGAGCTTGTAAATTTTAGGCTGCCCATTTTCCATGCGGACGAGCGTGATTTTGGCAGGTGAACCCAAGCGGGTATAGCCGCCAGCCATGGCGATGGCCTGAAGGAGATTGACACTTTCCTCGGGTGGCAAATCAATGGTGCCGGGCTTTGCGACCTGGCCTAAAACCGAAAAATGACTGAGTTTTACAGCAGCGGCGGCAGCTTCACCGAGCACTAGCTGCAAGTCCACCTGGGGATTTACCAAGTAACCTTTGGCATACAGTTCTTGGATGAGCTTGGCGGCATCCTCGACAGTCAACCCGCCCACCTGCACTGATCCCAGTTGCGGCAGATTGACCATGCCCTTTGAATCCACCACCGTTCTGGTGGCCAGGTCGTCCTCGGGATAAACCCGCATCTGGATGGTATGTCCGGGACGAATTAATTGGACGGTTTCCTTGACCCGCTCGCTGGCGGGTGGAAGGGAATTGGTTTGCGCCATCGCCACCAAGGCACTAGCCAAGGCGGCGAAGACTGACAGACTGAAACATCGGTATGTCATAATCATTTTACAATCGCCAAGAGACGGTGAACCCGATCCTGTTATTATCAAATCCAAACTGGGCACTTGAATTGTTTTTCCGGAACCCATAAACCAACCCGCATGACAAGTGCGCGTCTATCATGTAATTCAACGAGGCGTTAAGCAAGAAATTATTATCACTGCGAACGGAACTGCCACTCGACAAAGTGCGGTAGTCATTGATGCCATAGCCAGCGGTCAAACTCGCGGATAATTTTTCTGTAAGCCCTTGCGTAAGCCCCAAGCTGAAATCTGTTCCTGTCGAATTCTGGTTGCCAGCCAGCGCCGAGGAGCTATCTCCCCGGGAAGCTGACAGGCTGAGGGATGATCTCTCCGTCATCCGCCAACTCCCATTTAAACTGAACATGAAGCCCAAGGAGGAGGGATAATTGGTCTGGTACTGGCGCCATTCACTGCCCACGCTAAAACCAGCCGTCAGTTTTTCCGAAATTGTATAGCCATAATTGAACAGGAGCCGCTTATAAATCTGGCCGGGCTGGCTGTTCGGCAGCTGCTCACCAATTGAAAAACCTATCCCCGCACTGGATTTTTCGGTGAGCCGGTAGTTCACCCAATTGTCGTTGCCCATATCTTGGGATCCAATAAG from Verrucomicrobiota bacterium includes the following:
- a CDS encoding metal ABC transporter substrate-binding protein — its product is MKSTLLLALITALGCLPTQAKLNVVATTPDIGAIAREVGGNLVELSVLARPTEDPHFVDAKPSFVLKLNHAQVLLEGGAELESGWLPALLDQSRNPRVAAGGPGRVACNRGIAMKEVPTTLDRSQGDIHAGGNPHYLVDPVNAAIVANNIVDAFCQADPGNSAIYRDNHKKFITQLETKLGAWKKTLSPFEGRHVVAYHNSWIYFADRFGLKIELHLEPKPGIPPTPTHLAAVIERMKKDKANVIIVDPYLNRRTAEKVASETGASIVDVSQFPGGVKGTDGGYIVLMDYLINSLAKALAK
- a CDS encoding polysaccharide biosynthesis tyrosine autokinase; the protein is MLPVEMPPPAPAAAESAHQDHSSDLRGIIYTVLDKAWILVLCVTIAALYASYHVKHAPRIYEATATIQVQTEENKLVKVERVMQEDLRNYEVLNTIVQKFYSRSLMELVVDDLKLTQHPAFVTPGSKEPAKRENVVGAISGMVRATLRRGTRLIDISVLGIYPELNASIANSLVEQYMAQDFQFSSSTTKGAYTYLRDESERLKKKLEASEQTLQKYREEAGTVSFQQGQDVVGLQLKDTSAKYLYARADAANRETTYKQFKNIGRSVSELLLVPQIIAMPSVMESRAQAARQEQEFKVLCFRYREKHSKYVVAAFQLEEARKAFTNAVLDAAEMLNNNLRMDFENAKKQELIFEKELREAEAAALAFSRQAIHFSLLSRDVDSDRALFETVINRLKETSLTTDLKPEKIRSIQAALRPQVPVSPNVQRIYMTAILAGFMAGLMFILGLNAMDSSFKSVEQAESALNLRVLTVIPKLKELRGITNRVVAAEGSVSTGAESFRTLRTSLSMLGHPEDRRSFLFTSAFPQEGKTFTSMNFSVSLAQQGLRTILIDADLRRPSVEEFITGKHGQCPGVTDYLHGTKKLSELVQKSNTIENLFWVPAGKVAPNPSELLAQGGFFKVLDEALQNYDCVVVDSAPIQAVSDTLLIVKRIQTTVLVLRGQKSPRKPVQRSVQLLANAGARLGGVVLNFVTLRGRGYYYNGYYEGYYASYGYGYGKDRKSSGSKSGVEKTDDSKKAGK
- a CDS encoding polysaccharide biosynthesis/export family protein, which produces MTYRCFSLSVFAALASALVAMAQTNSLPPASERVKETVQLIRPGHTIQMRVYPEDDLATRTVVDSKGMVNLPQLGSVQVGGLTVEDAAKLIQELYAKGYLVNPQVDLQLVLGEAAAAAVKLSHFSVLGQVAKPGTIDLPPEESVNLLQAIAMAGGYTRLGSPAKITLVRMENGQPKIYKLNADKMLNDRKNKPFEILPNDIITVGEKLF
- a CDS encoding outer membrane beta-barrel protein, which produces MAATTRSLFYSLAAFAVFVAHAQYTLPQYVPLELLDPQKTGNFIALGPFELRPAFSTGITFDDNAHGSAGVKQPDFIWNFSPSFDLSYGGPIAAGRKMLQIAYAPNGEVFMHDSRYNTFNFGQFSGSLFWPFSKLNLQLQQSYNNSTLTAMQTGTRVNQDSIATTLNATYSATERTSLSSNLRYSKSGFGSNSGLIGSQDMGNDNWVNYRLTEKSSAGIGFSIGEQLPNSQPGQIYKRLLFNYGYTISEKLTAGFSVGSEWRQYQTNYPSSLGFMFSLNGSWRMTERSSLSLSASRGDSSSALAGNQNSTGTDFSLGLTQGLTEKLSASLTAGYGINDYRTLSSGSSVRSDNNFLLNASLNYMIDAHLSCGLVYGFRKNNSSAQFGFDNNRIGFTVSWRL